From Thermodesulforhabdus norvegica:
TGGATTTATGAAGGTACCATGCGCCGCATTTTTAGAAGGGCGGGAGTGCCTGAAGAATTGATATTCCTTTGCCTCGTGGAGAGCCACGGCAGGATTTTAAGTCTGTCACCTCACGGGGCTGCAGGGCTATGGCAAATCATGCCCTCTACGGCGCGATATCTGGGGCTTAGAGTGAATAACGTTGTGGATGAGCGCTATGACCCCGTCAAGTCCACCTGGGCGGTGGCCAGGTACCTGAAAAAACTTTACGAAAAGTTCGGAAGGTGGGATCTTGTGTTTGCCGCTTATAACTACGGCGAGTACGGGGTTGAAGAGAAGATCAGGCGCTACGGGGTAAAGGATTTTTTCAGGCTGGTGGAGCTGAGATGTTTTCCCCGCGAAACCCGTACGTATGTTCCAAAGGTGTTTGCTACAATTCGAATGGGCAGATCTTTGCTCTACGCGCAGTACATGGATAAGGAAAGGCTGACCGTTCGTGCCGTTGAAGTCCTGAGGGTGACCAGGCCCGTTTCTTTGATGGAGCTTTCCGAGATCCTGGGAATGCCCCTGTCGGTTCTTATGAGGTTGAACCCTGCCGTCAGGAACCCTTATGTAAATCTGCCCGGTGGATTTCTTTTACACGTTCCCATAGGGCTTAGAGACCTCGCGGTGCGGGCTCTGTGGGGAAGCAGGGTCATGTGAAGAGGTGAATCCAGGGTAGAGGGGAAGGTGGTCATATATGAGTATCCGAAATCTTGCGCAGGACCTTTATAGAGCACAGAGGGAAGTAGAAGAACTGGAGAAAAAGCTTGCGGAATTTTCCGGTAAGGAATCGGAAAGATTACTTCTTGAAGCCAGACTGCAGGAAGCCAGAGCGGAAAGGGATAAGCTCAAAAAGCTGTTGGAAGATGCAAAGAGAGGATCTTGAAAACCGGCCGGTTATTACTGCCTGCACTGACGCCGGCTCCTGCTCCCTTCGGTTGTATCTTTGGAAATAGGGTGTAAGATCATGAAAGATAATAAGATGGAAGCCTCTAAAGAGTGTTTTGTCTGTAGAGCCCGGAGTGGGGTGGTTTTTACTCCTAGAGAGGAAGAGGTTCTGGAGGCAATCCGGGGATTGACTTTGAGGTTCAGGATATTGAAAAGGCGTCTGAAGGAACTTAAGGCCTCGGGCAAGAATCCCGATGAGGTTGCTCAACTGGAGGAGGAACTGGAGGCTTTGAGAAAAGAAAGACAAAATCTCGAACGGGAACGGATTGAAGCGGCCAGGGAAAGGATGAGGATTCTTGGACATGAGTAATTTCAGGCAGTTAGATTATGTAAAGAGAGCACAAAATTTTTGCTTCAGCTTTGTGAAATACATCATTTTTTCCTTGACACTCCGGCCTTCCACCGTATAATGACTTTGAAAAAAAATGCACAAATTTATAAGGCGTCTATATTAGTGCGCCCTTCCGGTGGAAGGGCTTGTGAGGGCAGGTATAAGTGGTGTTAACCATTCAGGAGGTGGAAGAATGCCGAGTTATGTGATTCTGGAGAAATGTGATGGTTGCAAGGGGCAGGATAAGACGGCCTGTATGTACATCTGCCCTAATGATTTGATGGTTCTCGATAAGGAAAGGATGAAGGCTTACAATCGTGAGCCTGAGCTGTGCTGGGAATGCTATAACTGTGTGAAAATTTGCCCACAGCAGGCTGTTGACATCCGTAGCTATGCCGACTTTGTGCCTCTGGGAGCATCTGTTGTTCCGCTTCGGGGTTCTCAGGACATTATGTGGACCATCAAATTCAGAAATGGTGAAGTTAAGCGCTTCAAGTTCCCCATTCGTACGACCCCTGAAGGACAGGCACAGCCCTGGCCGGATGAATGGCCGACGGGGACCGACGACATCAAGAGCCCGCTCCTCTGCACCGAGCCGGGTTCGACACTGGCCAGCGAACTGCCGACGCTGAAAAAGTAAGAACCGGTAACACCTTAAGGAGGTGGAGATATGCAGCCTTTTGAAACCGTAGTTGTTGATACCGATCTTTTGATCCTGGGCGGCGGAATGTCCGCTTGTGGAGCCACTTTTGAGGCTTCTTATTGGGCCAAGAAGCATGGATTGAAGGTAACGGTTGTCGATAAGGCCGCCATGGATCGTTCCGGTGCCGTAGCTATGGGTCTTTCGGCCATCAATGAATACATCGGCTACGGCAAGGGTCAGAATACCTGTGAAGATTATGTAAAGTACGTTCGTCAGGACCTCATGGGTATTTCCCGTGAAGACCTGGTTTACGACATTGCCCGCCATGTTGACTCCTCCGTTCATCTTTTCGAAAAGTGGGGACTTCCCATCTGGAAAGATGAGAAGGGTGAATACGTCCATGAGGGTCGCTGGCAGATCATGATCAACGGTGAGTCCTACAAGGTCATCGTTGCCGAAGCGGCCAAGAATGCGCTTGCTACCCTGGGTGAAAACGGTCAGCTCTTTGAGCGTGTATTTATTGTAGAACCGCTGATGAACGGCGATACCTGTGTTGGTGCCGTTGGTTTCAGCGTTCGTGAACCCAAGTTCTACGTCTTCAAAGCCAAGGCAACGATCGTGTGCATGGGTGGTGCCGTCCATGTCTTCCGTCCTCGCTCGGTAGGTGAAGGTCTGGGTCGTGCCTGGTATCCGCCCTGGAACTGTGGTTCCTCCGCCTACTTCACCATCAGGGCCGGTGCCGAAATGACCTGTCAGGAAGTGCGCTTTATTCCCGTTCGTTTCAAGGACGGTTACGGTCCCGTCGGTGCCTGGTTCTTGCTGTTCAAGTCCCGTGCGACCAACGCGTTCGGCGGCGAGTACATGGTTGAAAGAGCCGAAGAGCTCAAGAAGTGGGCTCCCTACGGAACCGGTAAGCCCATCCCGGCCAACCTGCGTAACTGGCTCGGTATGGAAGACATCATGGAAGGTAAAGGTCCTATTTACATGAGGACCGAAGAGGCCATCGCCAACCTGGCTGCTGCTTACAAGGATGATCCCAAGGCCTTCAAGAAGAAGATGAAAGAGCTCGAAGCCGAGGCCTGGGAAGACTTCCTGGATATGACCATTACGCAGTCCTTCCTGTGGGCCGCTACCAACGTGAAGCCCGAAGAGAAGCCTTCTGAAATTGCTGCTGCCGAGCCTTACTTCATCGGTTCTCACTCCGGTGCGTCCGGTGCATGGGTCTGCGGGCCTGAAGATCTGATGCCTGAAGAATACAAGGCTCAGTGGAAGGATATCGGGCTTTACAACCGCATGAGCACCGTAAAGGGCCTCTTCTGCGCCGGTGATGCTTCTGGAGCATCGAGCCATAAGTTCTCCTCGGGTTCTCATGCCGAAGGTCGTATCGCCGCCAAGGGTGCTATCGCTTACATTCTCGATCACAACCAGGCCCCCGAGGTCGATATGGCCAAGGTCGAGGAACTCAAGGAAAGGATTCTCAAACCGCTCCAGATCTTCGAACAGTACTCACCCATTTCCAGCGATCCGGAAATCAACCCCAACTACATTATGCCCAAGATGTTCATGTTCCGTCTGCAGAAGATCATGGACGAGTATGCTGGCGGCGTAACGGCTCAGTTCACGACCAACAAACCCATGCTTGAAAGGGCTCTGGAGTTGCTCCAGTTCCTGAAAGAAGACTCTGAAAAGCTTGCCGCACGCGATCTCCATGAACTCATGAGAGCCTGGGAGAATGTACATCGTATGTGGATCGCCGAAAGCCATGTGCGTCACATCCTGTTCCGCGAAGAAACCCGTTGGCCCGGCTACTACTTCCGTGCCGACTTTCCGGATATGGATGAAGAAAACTGGAAGTGCTTCGTCAACTCCGTGTGGAATCCTCAGACCGGCGAGTGGACCCTGAAGAAGGTTCCCGTAGTGCATCTGCCCGTCTAACGAAGTCATGATGTAAACTGTAGGCTATAGGCCCCGCCCTTTAAGGGCGGGGTTTTTTGTTTGTGGTGTTTGCTCTACGTGAGGAAATATGCTATGGGAATGCGATCTCTTTTTGTTCGGCCGAACTTGCGGAACAGGTAATGTGAAGAAAAACTTTCTGGAGGGTCTTTGTAATGAGCGAGGCGACCAATAGAAGTATCCTGGTGGTTGGCGGTGGAATTACCGGTCTTAGTGCCGCCGTTGAG
This genomic window contains:
- a CDS encoding lytic transglycosylase domain-containing protein, translating into MRYFKWFIGVSVVILVAVGCGFAFEGDGSVRVKPGERVLLSPLLSTAFENAIFVSSNDRLDGPDLRSLFHPSVDYWVERFSRGRWRYSLEEALRNLWIYEGTMRRIFRRAGVPEELIFLCLVESHGRILSLSPHGAAGLWQIMPSTARYLGLRVNNVVDERYDPVKSTWAVARYLKKLYEKFGRWDLVFAAYNYGEYGVEEKIRRYGVKDFFRLVELRCFPRETRTYVPKVFATIRMGRSLLYAQYMDKERLTVRAVEVLRVTRPVSLMELSEILGMPLSVLMRLNPAVRNPYVNLPGGFLLHVPIGLRDLAVRALWGSRVM
- the aprB gene encoding adenylyl-sulfate reductase subunit beta; this encodes MPSYVILEKCDGCKGQDKTACMYICPNDLMVLDKERMKAYNREPELCWECYNCVKICPQQAVDIRSYADFVPLGASVVPLRGSQDIMWTIKFRNGEVKRFKFPIRTTPEGQAQPWPDEWPTGTDDIKSPLLCTEPGSTLASELPTLKK
- the aprA gene encoding adenylyl-sulfate reductase subunit alpha, which translates into the protein MQPFETVVVDTDLLILGGGMSACGATFEASYWAKKHGLKVTVVDKAAMDRSGAVAMGLSAINEYIGYGKGQNTCEDYVKYVRQDLMGISREDLVYDIARHVDSSVHLFEKWGLPIWKDEKGEYVHEGRWQIMINGESYKVIVAEAAKNALATLGENGQLFERVFIVEPLMNGDTCVGAVGFSVREPKFYVFKAKATIVCMGGAVHVFRPRSVGEGLGRAWYPPWNCGSSAYFTIRAGAEMTCQEVRFIPVRFKDGYGPVGAWFLLFKSRATNAFGGEYMVERAEELKKWAPYGTGKPIPANLRNWLGMEDIMEGKGPIYMRTEEAIANLAAAYKDDPKAFKKKMKELEAEAWEDFLDMTITQSFLWAATNVKPEEKPSEIAAAEPYFIGSHSGASGAWVCGPEDLMPEEYKAQWKDIGLYNRMSTVKGLFCAGDASGASSHKFSSGSHAEGRIAAKGAIAYILDHNQAPEVDMAKVEELKERILKPLQIFEQYSPISSDPEINPNYIMPKMFMFRLQKIMDEYAGGVTAQFTTNKPMLERALELLQFLKEDSEKLAARDLHELMRAWENVHRMWIAESHVRHILFREETRWPGYYFRADFPDMDEENWKCFVNSVWNPQTGEWTLKKVPVVHLPV